CCTATGGCTCATTTCACTCAAATTCCTCAGAAGACATGGGCGCCTGGATAGCGTCAGTGGTCCGCAAGGCCACGGCGAAGAGTATTACGACGTACCTGCTGAGGTTGCATCGCTGAGTAGGGATACATGCCCTCCATTTCTCCATACATGGATGGCGGTGCTTGGGCTTGACCGTACGGAGCGGCAGGGGCCTGAGGGACCTGGCCGGAATACATGCCGGGGTTCTGTCGGTAATCCTGCTCTGTGGGCATGTGGTGTCCTCCCATATAGTCCGCGGGGGCCATCGGATGCGAGGCATGGTTTGCTGGCTGAGCCATGCCAGCGTGTTGGCCAGGCATCTGGCCTTGACCGGGAGGCGCGGGTACAGCTtgagcggccgccgccggttgTGCCGTGGTTCTCTTAGCATGCGAAGATGCCTCTTCCCGAGGAACGATATCAATCAGAAAGTCGAACATGTCGGATTTGGCAAGGGCCGAGGCGATGTCAGACCGTTGCAACGTCCGCCGCTTGTTCTCTTCTGCATGTATCCAGGCGCGCATCGTGAGCTCAGTGATGAATATGTCACAGCCTTTGGCGAAAAGGATGGGAGCTTCCGCCGAAATCATCTTGACTTCAGGATCGGCTTTCATAACCTTCTTGATGCGAGCAAGAGGTAGTTGATGAAGCTTGTAATCATGCGTCTCACTTTCCAGGTGGGTAATGGTCTGTTGCCAATAGGTAGTGAGTATGTCCTTGTACTGTCCGGTAAGACCTTGATGGACCTTTGGACCGGGTTTTCGGGTCAGCATGCATTTGCAATGAACGGACAGGCTTTACATACATTAGCCCACGGGCCAGTGTAGAGCTCAGCCGGGGCGAAACCCTGAGAAGCTAGCTAGAGGGTGCGTTAGAACAGTAGAACAGGTGTTTGGAAGAGACGGGTAGGCACGCACAGCCGCACAAGCGCCTGGAAGTTGGGTCAGTGGACTGTAGACGGTAAGAAACAAACAGGTTGGGTAGACGACTGACCATAGTGGCCTCCTTGGCTGGGGTCATAGACTGGAGCAGCGCGGTTTTGCTGCGACTGCGTTGGCTGATTCTGCGGATCCATTGGCGGCATGTGCGACGAAAACTTGGGACGCTTTCGAATCAAACAGCTCACGCAGATAGCTCGCGATGGCTGAAAGTCGAGAGCGGCAACGACAAGTCAACCCGGGGAGTAGAAGGCGTCTGACGGAGACGCTCAAATTGTCCTGCAAGTCGGGGTTTCAACGAGCAAGCTCGTGGCATATGACAGAAAAAAGAGGTCTGGCGACAATTGGGAGCGCCGAGGCTGCAGAGGGCACTGAGTGGCTGGCGGTGCTGATGGTTGATGAATGAGGTGGTGAATGGTGAGTGGTGGTGAGTGACGTGACGGGAATAGCTGACTGGCGGTCCATCAGTCGGCACGCGGACGGTCACTTCCCAGCCACCTAGGTTACTGAGTTATATCTCCGAAGATTAGGGCACTGGGTTTTCCTAGTACCATTCACCGAATCCAAGGTCACAGATACCGGATGTGGGCCCCTCACTAGGCGGGAGATACCGCATTCAACTCCGGGGGTACTTCACACCTAACCTGAAAGGGTGTCGGCCCAACCCCCAGCTTCCAGTTCGCGTCAGCCTCGCCCACCGACACGCACGAGGTTAGATTACCTAATAAGAGCTgccgaacccccccccccccccccccgctccACAAAAAAAATTGGCTGCGAACTGAGAAGCCGACCCGACTTTTGCAACTTTTTTAACCTGGCTCTCAGACTCTTCAGCCGTGGCCGCGATCCGCTGACAGCTTCGACAATACGCAACCTGCCGCACAAAATGCCCGAATTAGTCGATAATCGGATAGAGGAGCTTCTCAAAGAGGCAGAGCATCGACTCAGGGGAAGTGCCGCTTCTGATCTTGCCTCTCCGGTGGCGCAACCCTTCACCGTCGTCCCCAAGGCCACCAAGAAGCCTATACCAGACGAAGCTCTCTCGGTGCGCGCAGCCCAGAGTCGACCTGCTGTCAGCGCATCAAAAAAGGCGAGTCATCTAAGTCCCCTTGCTACCTTGAATATATGTTGCGACCCGTTGTCTGCGGGAGGCTGTATATTGTGATGAGAAGGAGCCGCCTTACGGTTCGTATGATATGGGACAAGTATCCGTTTTGGATCATATGCCCATGACCTCATGATCTTTATCTTTCATAGTTACTCTGAATTATCAGCCCCATCAATCTGCACACACGAACGGGTTGCATGCCAATGCGTGGACGCCGTGCCCTCCGGGATTTTTTTCGCATCTTCTTGTCGCCAGCGACATCCAATACCAAGTTGTTATTTGACTAACAGACTTGTTAGGACACTGCTGGCCCAAATTGGTTTGACCTTCCGAAAACAAATCTCACTCCAGAATTCAAGCGGGACTGGCAGGTGCTGCGTATGCGAGGGCTTCTGGATCCCAAGCATCAGAAGAAAGCTCTTCGCTCTGCTCCGCCGGAATATTCCCAGCTTGGCGAAGTGATATCCGGGCCAGCCGACTACTATAGTGCAAGATTGTCCCGTAAAGATAGAAAGCGGACAATATTCGAGGAGGTAGCAGCCGCGCACGACAAGGAAAAGCTGAGCGGCAAATACGCTGGCATTCAACGGAACAAAACCTCTGGCAAGAAGGCATTCTATCAAAGACTTGTGTCGCAGAGACGAAAGCGACAAAGTTGAGGCAAGGCCAGTATTCTTACGAATCACGACCAGGCTGTTGTCTCATCTCTAGCTCTGCCGCTCACCAACATGGCTCAGCACGTAGGGGGCGCTCCCCGAGGCCCAAGGGACGACCAAAGCGACTAAACATCGGGTGAGCAATGGACGAGCTCCTATACCATGCCGCGAACCCTGTTTCTCAAGACTGCACGAGAACCTAGGTCATACTTGGGCAACAACGTTCGCGCGGGAGCCCTAATGTGATCGGCTTCATGACGCATCCCGTCATTGGAGGATCATTCATGGTATCCCGCCCAAACTGATGCTAGCACCATGCATGCCCTGAACCAACCTGTTCACGGCAGCGAATGCGCTTCATGGGCATCGCCAATCGTTTCCGGATCACGGACCGCTTCAAATGGCATCTAGTGCCATGAGATGGTGATCAGTGGTCTGTGGCTTAGCTGCCGCCATGCATCGAGGATGCTCGTGTGACACGTGTGCCGATGGACAGTTGTGCCATCGCGACACCAGGGGATGAAGTTGGGGGAAGTGCATGCTATATAAGCAGGGCATTCGGCGACTGATCAATTTGACTAGACAGCAGAGAACGTCTAGGACTCGTCTGTCTCCATAGTCGCGGGCCTACATATTCCTTGACAATCGACGAATGACCTTCTTCATTGAGCATGCCATCAGTAGTCATACGTGCATAATTCTAATTTCAAAGTTGTACTTCATGGCAAGGGCCTCAATTACCAATTGCTATTCATTTTGAAGGTCCTCCGTAGAactgcgcgacgagcggtCAGATTATGTAAGCTCTTGTGTCGCTTGTTGATTGGCTAGCGAACCACCTGCTCGCAGCATTTTCAAGTCGCGCGACTCTCCGCCGTCCATCCAAAACCGCCAACATACCTCCCAGCGACCAGGATCTGCTCATGCGCTGCTAGTGGTTTACCAGCAGAATGCTTCGCACAACCTCTAGGTCATTGGCGTCACTGTCCGTACGTTCTAGCAGAAGCTCCGCAACCGAGTTCGGCAGGAAGACTTACGGGCTTGCAGGTCACTATACCGCGAATCGCCCGTCGTTCCCACACTTCATTGTATGCTCGACTCGCGAACATATCATCTGTGATCGTGTTACTGGCTACGGGCTGACTTTTGTTCCTTCTGCAGGGGTTCAGGTAGTGACGAAGTCCAAGAGCGACAGTTGACGGCCGAATCGAAGTcaggcgggcaggggcagcTGCGTCGGCCAAGGTCACTCCAGGCGTTATATCTCAAGCCACTTAagcgcgaggccgagttcGGAATCCCATCATGCGACTTGCAGTTTCGATCCTTCAGTCTTCAGCCTCTTGAGTTCTTTGTCGACTTTGCGCTGCGCGCTGCATACTACCTTGGCCTCCCGGCATACGGGCCAGTCCCTTTGCCTCGCATTACCGAACGTTGGACAGTGCCCCGAAGCCACTTCATTTTTAAAAAATCACAAGAGAACTTTGAGCGTGTAACATTGCGGCGACTGATCCAGATTAAGGATGGCCACCCGGAGACTGTGCAGCTGTGGCTCGCCTACTTGCGAAAGCACCAATATTATGGCGTGGGAATGAAGGCAAATATATGGGAATTCACGCAGGCTGGGGTCGGTCGCTCAATGGAGGTTCCTGAGGATCAATTGAAGGGACTTGACACGGCTTGGGCACAGCTCGGGCAGACCAAGTCGATGGGTACTGCAGacaaggtggaggagctgcttaACAGCCGCCGATTCAAAGAGGCGGCTGGCCTCAGGCAGCCTCTTACGCCGAGCAAATGAGAAGGTCGGTATTGAAGGGGCCATCAATGTACGAACAGCATGCCACGGTCGTGGTGCGAAATACTGCTGCCCGAACGAAAGGAAGGGCGGTTCGACCCCATGACGAGGCCACATCTGCAACAGATACCCTGTATTTTAGTATTGAGGATCAAGGCCATGCATCGAGGTCTGGCaatcttttttttttttttccacAGCGACTGCCCTGATGCTTGGCTCATGGCCGGCGGGCATGTGTCGGCACTCTGACGTCAAGCTCAacggccaagggcgccgGCATACGTTCACGGAGGGCCGTTTGCTGGCAAGCCTTGAACATCACAGCCGCACGAGGAGAGTCCTAGCCGTCGATATCCATTTCctgttcgccgccgcgccatgTCAATGTGGCCGTCATGCACGGCATAGTTGGGCGCACGCAGCTGGACCTAGCTGATAGCTTGCTGCTCCCCGCCCAGGGGCAGTAAAAAGAGCCCTCCATCCCCTCCACCAGTGTGCACACAATCTCTCTCCccaccacaccaccatccacccacccgcccgccacctgACCACGATCTCACTTATTTACTTGCCCGCGGAAGGCCCCAGAGACAGCACTGATCGACCGTGACTAGGCATGGCACCATGATATCATGCAGTACAGACCGCAAAAATGCAAGACGACCAGCCCGTCCAACTGAGCCTTGATCAGGTGGAATCTGTCAGTCTTGCTGCCCACAACACGGCGCCGCACACtctgcccgcgtcgccccCCGGGCCCCTTGGCTGCCCACTGACCGCGCACCGCAGTTGATTCTGTCTCTCTATGAGGCAAACCCGCCAGAAGTCATCAACAAGACACAGGCTACGTTGGCCTGCTTCCAAGGTTCTCCGCAGGCATGGCCCATGATTCACCAGCTGCTGGAGCGGCCCGATGACAAGGTCAAGTTCTTTGGAGCCCTCACTGTCATCATCAAGCTGAACAAGGAGAGGTGCGCACCGCAATCCGCTGCATATGAATCTCGGGGCTAACTTGAGGCCCCAAagctcctccttgagcgATGAAGATGCCGCTGAGCTTCTTGTGCGGCTTGTGGAATGGTACTCACAGTCCCTCGCTCGTGGACGAGCCGGCTCCCTTGTATCACGAAAGCTCTcgtccgccatcgccaccttCTTTCTCCACTTTCATCGACTTTGGCCTGCATATACCCGTCATCTCTTGGTGTGTCTTGCCTCTCATCGACCGCTTGACCCttccgccgtcgacgacaccgtcAGCTCAGCCGATGCGCTAGCTCGCTTGAGCTCTACCCAGCTTCAAGCTGCTATCTGGGTGGTCACCAGCGTCATGGACGATGTCGCTAGATTTGATCTGAATGCAGCAACAAAGTGTGTTTGTTGCTCCTGCTCGGCATAGCTGCTTCTTGCTGAATATCCTTCGTAGCGCAGGCTTGTATGATGCGGTGGTGAGGAACACACCGGACGCGGTCGTCCTTATGGCGGCATGTCTGTCTCCTCACATCGAAGACCCCACAGCCCATAGCGATGCCGTCAAATGCCTTCAGGTATACCTCCTCTCCCCTGGTGCTTCCCAGCACGTGTGACGTTCACAGCTCActtcttcccccccttcAGTCTTGGGCCACATTTGCACAGAGAGCATCGTCGGGTCACAGCAATATTCCGGCGTCTTTACGACCACTTCTGGAACCGGTCATCTCATCCCTATCACGCGATTCTCTGTTTGATGCGTCAGCGGAACTCATCGTCGATGTGTTGTCAAACTACCCGACGCTCATGACCAACACCCAATACGAATATCTGGCTACGCTCTTTACAGCCCCTTGGGCTCGGGAGCGGTACGAGAAGCTACTTCAAGGAGACTTTGACTTCGAATCCGTTCAGTTCGGGCATCTGTTGCTCGGCTTCGGTGAGGCAAAGGCTGAAGCCCTCATCCAGAGTAGTGACGGAAGCAGCCAGCACCTTCTGTCATTATTATGCGGACTCCTCACGGCAGCTGGCTACCCAGTCGCAGAGGACAGGATCTTTGTGCCTGCAGTCGAGTTCTGGTCAACCTTTGCAGAAACACTGGCAGACCATGTCCACCTAGACGAACCCGAGAtctcgtcaccgtcggcaGCCTCCGCAATGACCCAGCTCCTGGCGGCCGTTTCAAGGGCCTGGCAGAAGATAACGTATCCACCTTCAGGGGAGTACTGCCAGTGGGATTCTGTGGATCGCATCGGCTTCAGCGATGCCCGCAAGGACGTTGTTGACTTTCTTCAATCTGCCTATGCACTGGCGGGCCCTCAACTTGTGGCAACGTTTGCCGATCTTACACTTTCGGCGTTGTCACAGTCGGCCTGGCTTCCATTAGAAGCCGCCGCGTtctgcctcggcggcctaGCAGACTGTGGCAGAGATGACATTCGGTTTGATGCGGCCCTAACGCCAGTGTTCGCATCGCCCCTCTTCTCTGTTCTCGGCGACAACAGCCAGGCGGGGGTCCATCTCAGAACGCGACAGACTTGCCTATCCCTAATTGAACAGTACAACGAGTACTTTGAGAGGAATGTCGAGTTCCTCGCTCCAGCACTGCGTCTGCTGTTCACGTTGCTTGGTGAGCAGTCCATGGCGGCATCTGCATCCAAGTCAATCCTGAGATTGTGCTCTTCCTGTCGACACCATCTATATCCGGAGACAGAAGGATTCTTGGATGAGTACGCAGCCCTTACTCACGGCCGGCGACTCGATTGCATCTCTAGCGAGAAGGTGCTAGGAGCTATTGCCTCAGTTGCGCAAGCTATACCGAACCCCCACCAAAGATATAGGGCCTGTGCAAGACTTTTGGAGTTTGTCGTCCGTGACGTGCACCGATCCCGTCATTTCAATGCATCATCACCCGGGGCTGATGATCATCCGTGTCGGGGGCTTAGGTGTTTTGACAGCACGTCCGACGAGCACCCTGGCCTACACCTTGGCTTAAGGGCGCTGAGAAGCCTTGTCAGCGTAGGAAAGGGGTTCCAATCGCTATCCGACTCTTCGATCGACGTTGACGCAAGCGGCCGTCGGCTTGCAGTATCGCGCGACGGGCTGGAGTTGCTGCATGACCAGATCATGGAAATCCTTCGGGAATTGGACGAGGCATTCGGCAAGAGCTCTGAAATTATTGAGCTTATCAGCAGTGTCCTCCGCAGCGGATTCTCAGAGAATGAAGCGGGCCCGTTTGTTCTCCCGCCGGATACGGTAACCCATTTCCTCACCATTCacacggcgtcgacaaccCGAGTGGGCGTTCTCGTCAACACAGCGTGCTCATTTGTGAGCTCGTTGCAGTCGCATGAATTTCCCAGTCGTGAAGCTATATGTTCCACGCTGCTCATGTGGGACATTGGACTCCTCAGGCAGCTTTCAGGTGAGTTGCAGATTCGACGGGTAAGTCCGTGGT
The genomic region above belongs to Purpureocillium takamizusanense chromosome 5, complete sequence and contains:
- the HAP5 gene encoding CCAAT- binding transcription factor component (EggNog:ENOG503NY2K~COG:K): MPPMDPQNQPTQSQQNRAAPVYDPSQGGHYGACAALASQGFAPAELYTGPWANVHQGLTGQYKDILTTYWQQTITHLESETHDYKLHQLPLARIKKVMKADPEVKMISAEAPILFAKGCDIFITELTMRAWIHAEENKRRTLQRSDIASALAKSDMFDFLIDIVPREEASSHAKRTTAQPAAAAQAVPAPPGQGQMPGQHAGMAQPANHASHPMAPADYMGGHHMPTEQDYRQNPGMYSGQVPQAPAAPYGQAQAPPSMYGEMEGMYPYSAMQPQQAPMSSEEFE
- the fcf2 gene encoding dTDP-fucopyranose mutase (COG:S~EggNog:ENOG503P2SY~BUSCO:EOG092643NE) produces the protein MPELVDNRIEELLKEAEHRLRGSAASDLASPVAQPFTVVPKATKKPIPDEALSVRAAQSRPAVSASKKDTAGPNWFDLPKTNLTPEFKRDWQVLRMRGLLDPKHQKKALRSAPPEYSQLGEVISGPADYYSARLSRKDRKRTIFEEVAAAHDKEKLSGKYAGIQRNKTSGKKAFYQRLVSQRRKRQS
- the RSM10 gene encoding Tryptophan--tRNA ligase (COG:J~EggNog:ENOG503P24D); this translates as MLRTTSRSLASLSVTIPRIARRSHTSLGSGSDEVQERQLTAESKSGGQGQLRRPRSLQALYLKPLKREAEFGIPSCDLQFRSFSLQPLEFFVDFALRAAYYLGLPAYGPVPLPRITERWTVPRSHFIFKKSQENFERVTLRRLIQIKDGHPETVQLWLAYLRKHQYYGVGMKANIWEFTQAGVGRSMEVPEDQLKGLDTAWAQLGQTKSMGTADKVEELLNSRRFKEAAGLRQPLTPSK
- the PDR6 gene encoding member of the karyopherin-beta (COG:U~COG:Y~EggNog:ENOG503NYJC); protein product: MIHQLLERPDDKVKFFGALTVIIKLNKESSSLSDEDAAELLVRLVEWYSQSLARGRAGSLVSRKLSSAIATFFLHFHRLWPAYTRHLLVCLASHRPLDPSAVDDTVSSADALARLSSTQLQAAIWVVTSVMDDVARFDLNAATNAGLYDAVVRNTPDAVVLMAACLSPHIEDPTAHSDAVKCLQSWATFAQRASSGHSNIPASLRPLLEPVISSLSRDSLFDASAELIVDVLSNYPTLMTNTQYEYLATLFTAPWARERYEKLLQGDFDFESVQFGHLLLGFGEAKAEALIQSSDGSSQHLLSLLCGLLTAAGYPVAEDRIFVPAVEFWSTFAETLADHVHLDEPEISSPSAASAMTQLLAAVSRAWQKITYPPSGEYCQWDSVDRIGFSDARKDVVDFLQSAYALAGPQLVATFADLTLSALSQSAWLPLEAAAFCLGGLADCGRDDIRFDAALTPVFASPLFSVLGDNSQAGVHLRTRQTCLSLIEQYNEYFERNVEFLAPALRLLFTLLGEQSMAASASKSILRLCSSCRHHLYPETEGFLDEYAALTHGRRLDCISSEKVLGAIASVAQAIPNPHQRYRACARLLEFVVRDVHRSRHFNASSPGADDHPCRGLRCFDSTSDEHPGLHLGLRALRSLVSVGKGFQSLSDSSIDVDASGRRLAVSRDGLELLHDQIMEILRELDEAFGKSSEIIELISSVLRSGFSENEAGPFVLPPDTVTHFLTIHTASTTRVGVLVNTACSFVSSLQSHEFPSREAICSTLLMWDIGLLRQLSEPESDPELSQNGIEFASRLLSKAPATVLSLRPADAAEFLFLFTLRVLDGKEPLPKGAAADFWVKTNPTCTPLNARIVDYS
- the PDR6 gene encoding member of the karyopherin-beta, variant 2 (COG:U~COG:Y~EggNog:ENOG503NYJC), translated to MPSNAFRYTSSPLVLPSTCDVHSSLLPPLQSWATFAQRASSGHSNIPASLRPLLEPVISSLSRDSLFDASAELIVDVLSNYPTLMTNTQYEYLATLFTAPWARERYEKLLQGDFDFESVQFGHLLLGFGEAKAEALIQSSDGSSQHLLSLLCGLLTAAGYPVAEDRIFVPAVEFWSTFAETLADHVHLDEPEISSPSAASAMTQLLAAVSRAWQKITYPPSGEYCQWDSVDRIGFSDARKDVVDFLQSAYALAGPQLVATFADLTLSALSQSAWLPLEAAAFCLGGLADCGRDDIRFDAALTPVFASPLFSVLGDNSQAGVHLRTRQTCLSLIEQYNEYFERNVEFLAPALRLLFTLLGEQSMAASASKSILRLCSSCRHHLYPETEGFLDEYAALTHGRRLDCISSEKVLGAIASVAQAIPNPHQRYRACARLLEFVVRDVHRSRHFNASSPGADDHPCRGLRCFDSTSDEHPGLHLGLRALRSLVSVGKGFQSLSDSSIDVDASGRRLAVSRDGLELLHDQIMEILRELDEAFGKSSEIIELISSVLRSGFSENEAGPFVLPPDTVTHFLTIHTASTTRVGVLVNTACSFVSSLQSHEFPSREAICSTLLMWDIGLLRQLSEPESDPELSQNGIEFASRLLSKAPATVLSLRPADAAEFLFLFTLRVLDGKEPLPKGAAADFWSTYVSLNGDEEVQHAVKGSMVTLGPLLAQSLARNFGGNASRSELDKLSEPLKRLVSRHAAARDWLQTALGDASFPSSKVSAEQKAIFVKKVISLRGARATNQVVRDFWLSARGSNFAYVS